The following are from one region of the Sphingobium sp. TKS genome:
- a CDS encoding beta strand repeat-containing protein, whose protein sequence is MALDILAQDIIVDETTGLQDDDVNSSLSPHNNATVQYLLSLDSAGGLSSPQVAFQADFVQATASAGETITTVVLAQSVSGTPFSTTVGVNSGIQTVDGNYVWLFQDATHANVVIGVIGTSDAAAMPAATGPLAYSFALMSTSATTADLYTVQYVPLLHPVATDPDDRIDLTDHVFAAVSGTTTVSFSGQNAAPGNHEFYVINSPSDAAKQILVTGFLGAANAQANVSTQGFGVNNQSINPTEKLQVDFVTGGTLAAGSASQIQYGSHIETITKAGFTVNQITPSNPNLRVDITISAFNVQGNEQGLNFWDGSPTTAAPITSIKLTGQSGFASPITADGTYDVAGNVDIVVSGLGTNAVTIRGLDNITTVDITTSSPLDRLTITGVDSNEGLDVTEFHFSSQTPNAYVEQVGSFINFDDDGPTLSITAAPVVGAAEVVEASGAGGQSQATITPPTFTAGAADGFTTNVTYALALAGASATGLLTTAGNHPITLVVDSANQISGKYDSDGNTTLDATAFTVTLSGTTVTLRSLVALEHSNAPQGVGEDNTLDLNGLINVVATVTVTDGDNDVVSSQSTSAGLSLTFDDTDPTLSITAPPVVGAAEVVEASGAGGQSQATITPPSYTAGAVDGQTTNVTYALALAGASATGLLTTTGNHPITLVVDSANQISGKYDSDGNATLDATAFTVTLSGTTVTLRSLVALEHSNAPQGVGEDNTLDLNGLINVVATVTVTDGDNDVVSSQSTSAGLSLTFDDTDPTLSITAPPIVGAAEVVEASGAGGQSQVTITPPSYTAGAVDGQTSNVTYALALAGAAATGLLTTAGNHPITLVVDSANQISGQYDSDGDTVLDATAFTVTLSGTTVTLTALVALEHSNAPQGVGEDNTLDLNGLINVVATVTVTDGDNDVVSSQSVTTGGLSLTFSDTDPTLTVPFDADPVAPGNQTPEELGNAVGATASGAFGYDMTDKRTAAEYAAGGSDFVDTNASLNGVQIDLTGTVDNAQNPGITNAVATLTAETTTSASFDFSFHYDKDPITSGVQDATAGGTLVFDKAADTYTITLNDVIDGFSFNVLHTSELVAKQPTGNTGHPLIVAEQLTPNADPNPFFVQFTANSTTQQIGFGFNATGDGAPNGPPTDTAFTQGAHDLVTNVNEDWVSATQSTNGVAGDTIQKGELLTLRFFQENILTDVNPGAPGGGNERLDPTAKASGVVVKFDGIGNSEDLIVILDLKDANGNEITRAVNVQNADLIKGNANIPLPYNSEFTLDNNDALLIIEQNDYTVAGETYQIQGIQIMQSANGLTGNAINLNGAVGTNGGSNATGSLTAWDPTDNDVLKIVDIGFVQQTSGTIDANLDFAFNVADADLDLLGVQHINVQISEMFI, encoded by the coding sequence ATGGCGCTCGATATCCTGGCCCAAGACATCATCGTCGACGAGACCACCGGCCTTCAGGATGATGACGTCAACTCGTCCCTTTCGCCGCACAACAACGCTACGGTGCAATATCTCCTGTCTCTTGACAGCGCGGGCGGGCTGAGTTCGCCGCAAGTCGCCTTTCAGGCCGATTTTGTGCAGGCTACGGCGAGCGCGGGAGAAACCATCACCACAGTCGTTCTCGCCCAGAGTGTCTCTGGAACTCCGTTTTCCACCACCGTGGGCGTGAACAGCGGTATTCAAACGGTCGACGGCAATTATGTCTGGCTGTTCCAGGACGCAACCCATGCAAATGTCGTCATCGGCGTGATCGGCACGTCCGACGCGGCCGCCATGCCCGCAGCAACTGGACCGCTCGCCTATTCATTCGCGCTGATGAGCACCAGCGCCACCACGGCGGACCTGTATACGGTGCAATATGTGCCGTTGCTCCATCCGGTCGCGACCGATCCGGACGACCGCATCGATTTGACCGATCATGTGTTCGCCGCGGTGTCGGGAACCACCACGGTCAGCTTCTCGGGCCAGAATGCCGCGCCGGGCAATCACGAATTCTACGTCATCAATTCGCCCAGCGATGCTGCCAAGCAGATATTGGTGACGGGCTTCCTGGGGGCAGCCAATGCCCAGGCCAATGTGAGCACGCAGGGATTTGGCGTCAATAACCAGAGCATCAATCCGACCGAAAAGCTCCAGGTCGATTTCGTGACCGGCGGTACCCTGGCTGCGGGGAGCGCCTCCCAGATCCAGTATGGCAGTCATATCGAAACCATCACGAAGGCTGGGTTCACCGTCAATCAGATCACGCCTTCCAATCCGAATTTGCGGGTGGACATCACGATCAGCGCCTTCAACGTTCAGGGCAACGAGCAAGGCCTGAACTTCTGGGACGGCAGCCCGACCACTGCCGCGCCCATTACCAGCATCAAGTTGACAGGCCAATCGGGGTTCGCGAGCCCCATCACCGCAGATGGCACTTATGATGTCGCGGGGAACGTGGACATCGTCGTCAGCGGTCTGGGAACCAATGCCGTCACCATCAGGGGACTCGATAACATCACGACCGTGGATATCACCACGAGCAGCCCGTTGGATCGACTGACGATTACAGGGGTCGATTCCAACGAAGGGCTCGATGTCACTGAGTTCCATTTCTCGTCGCAAACTCCCAACGCCTATGTCGAACAGGTTGGCTCTTTCATCAACTTTGACGATGACGGGCCGACGCTCTCGATCACGGCAGCGCCGGTCGTCGGCGCCGCCGAGGTGGTCGAGGCGAGCGGGGCTGGCGGGCAGAGCCAGGCGACGATCACGCCGCCCACTTTCACCGCGGGCGCAGCCGACGGCTTCACGACGAATGTGACCTACGCGCTGGCGCTGGCCGGAGCGTCTGCGACCGGGCTGCTGACGACGGCCGGCAACCATCCGATCACGCTGGTGGTGGATTCGGCCAATCAGATTTCGGGCAAATATGACAGCGACGGTAACACCACGCTCGATGCGACGGCGTTCACGGTGACGCTGTCCGGCACGACGGTGACGCTGAGGTCGCTGGTTGCGCTGGAGCATTCGAACGCGCCGCAAGGCGTGGGCGAGGATAACACGCTCGACCTTAACGGCCTGATCAATGTGGTGGCCACGGTGACAGTGACGGACGGCGACAACGACGTCGTGTCATCGCAAAGCACGAGTGCGGGTCTGTCGCTGACCTTCGACGACACCGATCCGACGCTCTCGATCACCGCGCCGCCGGTTGTCGGCGCTGCCGAGGTGGTCGAGGCGAGCGGGGCTGGCGGGCAGAGTCAGGCGACGATCACGCCACCCTCCTACACGGCGGGCGCGGTCGACGGCCAGACGACGAATGTCACCTATGCGCTGGCGCTGGCCGGGGCGTCCGCTACCGGGCTGCTGACGACGACCGGCAACCATCCGATCACGTTGGTGGTGGATTCGGCCAACCAGATTTCGGGCAAATATGACAGCGACGGCAACGCCACGCTGGATGCGACGGCGTTCACCGTAACGCTGTCCGGCACGACGGTGACGCTGAGGTCGCTGGTTGCGCTGGAGCATTCGAACGCGCCGCAAGGCGTGGGCGAGGATAACACGCTCGACCTTAACGGCCTGATCAACGTAGTGGCGACGGTGACGGTGACGGACGGGGACAACGACGTCGTGTCATCGCAAAGCACGAGTGCGGGGCTATCGCTGACCTTCGACGATACCGATCCAACGCTCTCGATCACGGCGCCGCCGATCGTCGGCGCCGCCGAGGTGGTCGAGGCAAGCGGGGCTGGCGGACAGAGCCAGGTGACGATCACGCCGCCCTCTTACACGGCGGGCGCGGTCGACGGCCAGACGTCGAATGTGACCTACGCGCTAGCTTTGGCCGGGGCAGCCGCGACCGGGCTGCTGACGACGGCCGGCAACCATCCGATCACGCTGGTGGTGGATTCGGCCAACCAGATTTCGGGCCAATATGACAGCGACGGCGACACTGTGCTCGATGCGACGGCATTCACCGTAACGCTGTCCGGCACGACGGTGACGTTGACGGCGCTGGTTGCGCTGGAGCATTCGAACGCGCCGCAAGGCGTGGGCGAGGATAACACGCTCGACCTTAACGGTCTGATCAACGTGGTGGCCACGGTGACGGTGACGGACGGCGACAATGACGTCGTGTCATCGCAAAGTGTGACCACGGGTGGCCTGTCGCTGACCTTCAGCGACACCGATCCGACGCTTACGGTTCCGTTCGACGCTGATCCCGTTGCTCCGGGTAATCAAACGCCCGAAGAACTGGGCAACGCGGTGGGAGCGACGGCTAGCGGCGCCTTTGGCTACGACATGACGGACAAGCGCACGGCCGCAGAATATGCGGCGGGCGGTAGCGATTTTGTCGATACCAACGCTTCCCTCAATGGAGTGCAGATCGATCTGACCGGCACGGTCGATAACGCGCAGAATCCGGGCATCACCAATGCGGTCGCAACCCTCACGGCTGAGACCACCACCTCTGCGTCGTTCGACTTCTCGTTCCATTACGACAAGGATCCGATCACATCCGGCGTGCAAGATGCCACGGCGGGCGGCACTCTTGTCTTTGACAAGGCAGCCGACACCTACACCATCACCCTGAACGACGTGATTGACGGGTTCAGCTTCAACGTGCTGCACACCAGCGAACTGGTCGCCAAGCAGCCCACCGGCAATACGGGACATCCGTTGATCGTCGCAGAGCAACTGACGCCGAATGCCGATCCGAATCCCTTCTTTGTCCAGTTCACCGCGAACTCGACCACCCAACAGATCGGGTTCGGATTCAACGCGACCGGGGATGGGGCGCCCAATGGACCACCTACCGATACCGCGTTCACGCAGGGAGCCCATGACCTGGTCACCAACGTCAACGAGGACTGGGTCAGCGCCACGCAATCGACCAATGGCGTCGCTGGGGATACGATCCAGAAAGGTGAACTGCTGACTCTGCGGTTCTTCCAGGAGAACATCCTTACCGATGTCAATCCAGGTGCGCCCGGGGGCGGCAATGAAAGGCTTGACCCGACCGCAAAGGCCAGCGGCGTTGTCGTCAAGTTCGATGGCATCGGTAACTCCGAAGACCTCATCGTGATCCTCGACCTGAAAGATGCGAACGGCAATGAAATTACCAGGGCGGTCAACGTCCAGAACGCGGACCTGATCAAGGGCAATGCGAACATTCCCTTGCCGTACAATAGCGAGTTCACGCTCGATAACAATGATGCCTTGCTCATCATCGAGCAGAATGACTACACGGTCGCTGGCGAGACATACCAGATACAGGGCATCCAGATCATGCAAAGCGCCAATGGGTTGACGGGCAACGCCATAAACCTGAACGGCGCTGTCGGCACCAATGGCGGCAGCAACGCCACGGGCAGCCTGACGGCATGGGACCCGACCGACAACGATGTTCTGAAGATCGTGGACATCGGCTTCGTGCAGCAGACGAGCGGGACAATCGACGCCAATCTGGACTTCGCCTTCAACGTAGCGGACGCCGATCTGGATCTGCTCGGCGTTCAGCACATCAATGTGCAGATCAGCGAAATGTTCATATAG